A window from Vibrio cortegadensis encodes these proteins:
- a CDS encoding electron transport complex subunit E, with translation MSDHKTLIKNGLWDNNPALVQLLGLCPLLAVSSTVTNALGLGIATLLVLVGSNVIVSLVRDYVPKEVRIPVFVMIIASLVTCVQLLMNAYAYGLYLSLGIFIPLIVTNCIIIGRAEAFASKNAVLPSAQDGFWMGLGMTSVLVLLGAMRELIGNGTLFDGADLLLGDWAASLRIEVFHFDSSFLLALLPPGAFIGVGFLIALKNVIDARNKSKQPKAEKATIERARVTS, from the coding sequence ATGAGTGATCATAAAACCCTGATCAAAAACGGTTTATGGGACAATAACCCAGCCTTAGTTCAGTTGCTTGGCCTATGCCCTCTGCTTGCGGTTTCATCCACAGTAACGAATGCTCTTGGGCTAGGTATTGCTACCCTGCTCGTTCTAGTGGGTTCAAATGTTATTGTCTCATTAGTTCGAGATTACGTACCTAAAGAGGTCCGAATTCCAGTTTTTGTCATGATCATCGCTTCTTTAGTCACTTGTGTTCAACTACTGATGAACGCCTATGCGTATGGCTTATATCTATCACTTGGTATTTTCATCCCTCTGATTGTCACCAATTGCATTATTATTGGCCGAGCAGAAGCCTTCGCGTCAAAAAATGCCGTTCTACCTTCAGCCCAAGATGGTTTTTGGATGGGACTAGGCATGACATCCGTTCTCGTTCTGCTCGGTGCAATGCGAGAACTCATCGGCAACGGAACGCTATTTGATGGTGCTGATTTGCTACTTGGTGACTGGGCCGCATCACTTCGAATTGAGGTATTCCATTTTGACAGCAGCTTCCTTCTCGCACTTCTCCCGCCAGGAGCATTCATTGGCGTCGGCTTCCTCATTGCCTTAAAAAATGTCATCGATGCAAGAAACAAATCTAAACAGCCAAAAGCCGAAAAAGCGACGATTGAACGTGCACGCGTGACAAGCTAA
- the nth gene encoding endonuclease III, translating into MNKIKRIEILKRLRENNPKPETELNWNSPFELLIAVLLSAQATDVSVNKATDKLYPVANTPQAIFDLGVDGVKEYIKTIGLFNSKAENVIKTCRLLLDKHNGEIPENREALEALPGVGRKTANVVLNTAFGWPTIAVDTHIYRVSNRTKFAMGKTVDDVEAKLLNVVPKEFKLDVHHWLILHGRYTCIARKPRCGSCLIEDLCEFKEKTDV; encoded by the coding sequence ATGAACAAAATAAAACGCATTGAAATACTCAAACGGCTTCGAGAAAATAACCCGAAGCCAGAAACAGAACTCAACTGGAACAGCCCTTTTGAACTTTTGATTGCCGTTCTTCTTTCCGCTCAAGCAACCGATGTGAGTGTCAACAAAGCAACAGATAAGCTATATCCGGTTGCCAATACTCCTCAAGCGATATTCGACTTAGGTGTCGATGGAGTCAAAGAGTATATAAAGACGATTGGGCTTTTTAACTCCAAAGCTGAGAATGTCATCAAAACCTGTCGCCTATTGTTAGATAAGCATAATGGCGAAATTCCTGAAAACCGTGAAGCACTGGAAGCTTTACCTGGTGTGGGAAGAAAAACCGCAAACGTTGTACTTAATACCGCCTTTGGTTGGCCGACCATTGCCGTTGACACCCACATTTACCGTGTGTCTAACCGCACCAAGTTTGCTATGGGGAAAACAGTGGATGATGTTGAAGCCAAGTTACTTAACGTCGTACCGAAAGAGTTCAAGCTTGATGTTCATCACTGGTTAATTCTTCACGGACGTTATACTTGTATAGCCAGA